Below is a window of Malus domestica chromosome 13, GDT2T_hap1 DNA.
CAGAGTCTCATTGGCAACGCGTAAGCAACGCCCACATCACCGTGTGACCAACCATTTCGGCAGAAAAGGTTCAGGACTACACGCTACGAGTCCTATAGCGAAAGACCGTTTAATCTATGTTGCAGGAGAGTATTTGGTGAACATATCGATCAGGATACCGAGTCTTCGTCCTCCTCGTGCCTTTACACCATGAAAATCGTCGACAAGGAGGCTCTGGcgatgaagaagaaggtgcaGAGAACCGAGATGGAGAGGAAGATCCTTAAAATGCTTGACCGCCTGTTCTTGCCCACTCTCTACGCCTAGTTCGAAGCCTCGCATTTCTCCTGCATCGTCATGGAGTACTGCCCCGGCGGTGACCTCCACTCCCTCCGCCACATTCAGTCTCACGAACGCTTCTCCCTCAACTCCGCAAGGTTCTACGGTGCAGAGGTCCTGGTGGCATTGGAATACCTCCACATGCTGAGAATCATCTATAGGGACTTAAAACTTGAGAACGTGCTGGTCAGATTGGACGATCACATCATGCTCTTCGACTTTGAACTCTTACCATGCTCGGACGCAATCCCTGCCAGCTCAAccaccaagcaaagaaaaagaaaggcccATCActccaacaaaagcaaaagcaaagcaggaaagggaaagtaaaagcaaaagcaagtaaGTGTGTCTGGAGGTGGAGAGATCAGGTAAaggaatagaaaagaaaaagaaaaaagatggcGTCGTTAGGAGAATATTTCAGAAAGCataaaagagaaagtaaaagcaaaagaagataattgcggtggtgatggcattatgggcgtgacccattgagcagatggtcagatttatttttgaaagatgtaatttattttgtatctttcggagacatctgtataaaccccatcagagggtaattaaaaaaaaaaaagggcaaccccaaaataatgggctgcaatgttatgtggagggcgaatgcccatatgcctaaaagagccagaccctttattatcaccaaccaagtgaccaaaagtacgcccagtactccacaattattcagcaacctgccgctattaccaccaaccaggtgatcaaaagtacgcccagtactccaaaattattcggcaacctgccactattaccaccaaccaggtgatgaaatatacaacccgtactctaatatcatttggcaactagccattcatgccaccaaccaggtgatgaaatgtataactcgtactctaatatcatttggcaactagccattcatgccaccaaccaggtgatgaaatgtacaacccgtactttaatatcatttggcaacttgccactcataccaccaaccaggtgaagaaggaactcatcttcatgagCATGAAcactactcatgtcaatcatacataaacattcatgagcatcactcatatcaatcatacataaacattcatgagcatcactcatgtcaacatttatgagcatcactcatgacaacatccatgaacatcactcatgtcaatcaacataaacattcatgagcatcactcatgtcaatcagcttcaaaagcttcatttacagagctctagcttcgaaagcttcatttacaaagctctagtttcgaaagcttcatttacaaagctctagcttcaaaagcttcatttacagaactctagcttcaaaaacttcatttacaaaagctctagcttcaaaagtttcatttacagagctccagcttcaaagcttcacttgcaaagcttcacctacaaagctttagtacagggtatacaaataccgcattcgaacaaccgccacttcggctcatacatgaattcaatttgaagtctctagccaacagactctattgaccgaagacttgggggactacattatgtaccatatattgggcctcatgaaaaatacttgggggacttagcccattatttatgtattgaggagcgagcctttattttataaaagggactccttcaccatcattaaagagcatTGCCCCAGTTGAGCAACCACATCGCCGCGAGCATTAACTCTAGCACATTatccatgtattgaggagcaagcccttattttataaaagggactccctcaccatcattagagagcatcaccgccagctgagcaaccgcctcgccgcgagcattaaTTCTAGCACATTATTCATGTAtagaggagcgagcccttattttataaaagggactccctcaccatcattagaagaGCATCgctgccagctgagcaaccgcctcgacgcgagcatcaactcttagcccattacttatgtattgaggagcgagcccttattctataaaagggactccctcacctttaaatgccacaagtcgagccaaccaaggcaacataaaccacgagccgagcagcctcatagcatgtgctacttctagttgagcatcatttcagattgagcaccgcctcatatcgaacatcagttcaagacaacatctagttacttcggcccacacatggactgaatttcaagtctccagccaaaagactctcttgactgaagacttgggggactactgtttataccatacttagggcctctgtatttagatctcgtacaaatactcgggggacttgaatgtaattatgtaataaagaaagggacaaatatgtaataagtgaggagtccttattctataaaaggacccctcaccctcataattaggggaggccaattcctaggccatcagagacctcactctctccctcaaaggctctgaatctctctccctcactcccctcacatctcagataaatacataatcagtgtggacgtagtccaaaccttggggtgaaccacgatacatcttgtgttatttacattacttgcatattcacggtcggatttacgttgtttcaagacctccggttttgtgcatcaacaccttattatcattactaggataaattttacttaacatattgttgtccaaaattaaaataaactaatattgtatttgtataggcaagaactaagaagacatacatacaagtatgaaaaatgtgaaagaatatataaacactcgtgattcatcattattcctccacgattagataatggttacacttacattatcgtttagatttttaaaatcctccaaaccttcatgaataatgttttttatttgagggaaaattaataaaattaataataattattgtagaagtgtaaaaaatgtaaaaaaataaatacaatcacgcatagtgacaaactttacaactttcatgaaggggtcaacttcgaaatccaacactataattcataaaccttaaatttatatttaaccgtcgattgtcatttactctttatttttcttactgaatttcatttttaaaattttcttttttgaaaacatgatcatatggcggatgtaagaagatgaacggttcagatctttgatatcacgtttcgatatttacggttaactgaaatatgagtcgatgtcatatagtttgtagaaactttataaacatcaagcaatattttcactaactgtaaaactctaaatataatatcaacgatccaaaccgttcatcttcctgcatcctctaatagatcaagttttcaaaaaagaaaatctgaaaaaaaaacaaaatttgatgagaacaatgaagcataaatgtaaacaacaatcaacggttaaattttgatctatgatttatatgattatagtggcgaatttcgaagttaagttcttcatgaaagttgtaaagcttgtcattacgagcgtttataaattttttctatattttttcttttacacttatacattaattaaaaaactattaaagactttaggtaagtgaaaatatacttaaaagaaaaatgtgttttatgttttggatgtgacaatatgatatgtatatacttatttagtattatgtttttcatttgattatttattggtttaaaatatattttccttaacgggtaacgggtcgggtcatattacctgttaatattatcgggtcgggtcattttacccgtttattttaacgggtgttacacgatacgatccgttaagatatcgggtataaCACGAAAccgacacgaacacggaaaataCGACACGAATGTCAGGTCTACTTAAGGGTGAAATTGCTCTAAGTGATATTCTTAAAACGTAATCGAAACAGTTTTGACAAAGAAAACGTTTTCATATGATGCCAGCCAATCCAGTTTGAGTAGTCAATTTATTATCGTGGTAGGCAGGACcaccagtggcgaagccacgtgagggcgaggagtggcggccgccactcccctcgccgggAAACACCACTGGACCCAGCTCTTCGCCCCTCCCCTCGCGCGCGCCTCGCCGGAAATCCCTGGTTCAGCTCCTCTGTTTTTCTGGGCAATCTGCAATCTGCAGATTgcagtttaatttttttttttaaaccaggccaaaacgacgtcgttttgggcctggtaaaaaaaatttaaaaattgttatacaaaacggcgccgttttgtatgtttgaattaaaaaaaaaatacaaatgggGACCGCTTCCGCGTGTCGCCCAAAAACCCTAGTTAGTCAGTCTATTCCCCCACCCAACCCGTTCCCTTTACTTTTGTTTCCTTCCGTGCCGTTCTTCACCAATCAACACAGGAGCTTTAATTTCTGCTCCCCAACATCCCAGTAGCCAGCCAAGCCAACGTGCCTTTaccaatcaacacacacatgaGCTTTAATTTCCGTCCTTCCGTGCCGTTCTTCACCAATCTAaaggttaattttttaattcttaaatgTATAATCCCTAACCTAATTAATTATTCAATACAAATTTCATTTAATTGGTATAAAATTATATGGTAATGCATTAATATGGTTattggttattgattattgatgtGAATCATATGCTTttatgattattgatatgaaattatgaaattattttttagggtgaaATTATTGATACGAATTGGGAATTAGAAATTTAACCCAATTGATACGAATTATTGATACAAATTTTTGATATGCTTCTATGATTCTATGATACAAATTTAACCCAATTGATACGAATATGGTTATTGGTTATTAGTActtttgattaattgaattgttggttggTTGGATTAGTTATTATACATACTATAGTAATAGTATAGTCTACTTTAGGATTAAGAGTCtaagaatttttatttctttccattttacagttacgtaatggaacgatactataagaaacaatgcttaAATCCTCATTCAAACATTTCGGGTGGTccttctccttcaaatattccgagtagtcctcctcctcctccttcaaatattccaagaagtcctccttcaaatattccaagtaGGTCACAACAAAGTGAAGCCACTGAGTTGGATTTGGATGAAATATTGGCTAATCTTCCTGCAGACCCTGCACATAGACGTCGAATGATTGATTATCCACCTAATtatcgtgaagcaattcgtagaCACTATCTCCAAATTGATCCTTGTCAACCTAGAGACCACATCATGCCAAGAAAGGTTAGTGACAATCGATGTTTTATCATTCGTTGGTTTGATAAGTTTAAgtggttggagtatagtataTCAAAAAATGCTGCATTTTGCCGTTATTGTTATCTTTTCAAATGTGATTTTGATCAAATGGGTAGCAGTGGAAGTGATGTCTTCACTGAGATAGGGTTTACAAATTGGAAGAAAGGACCCGAAAATCTTCGAGTCCATGAGGGAGGTGTTGGAAGTCTTCATAATAAAGCTGTACAACAAGCTAGAGATTTGATgacacaaaaacaacacattGAAACATTTGTGATTAAGCAAACTGATGAAGCTCGCATTAATTATCGTACTTTATTGAGTGCCTCACTTGAGTGCACAAGATGGTTGTTGGGACAAGGTTTGCCTTTTCGTGGCCACGATGAATCGTTGAAATCAAGCAATAGGGGCAATTATTTGGAGCTTATGCAGTTTCTTTCCAAGCATAATGAACAAGTTAGGAAGGTTGTGTTTGAGAATGCTCCCAAGAATCTTAAGTATACTTCTTCCGATATTCAAAAAGATCTTGTCCGTGCTTGTGCCATTGAAACTGTAGATGCAATCACTAAAGATATGGAAGgtgcatttttttctcttttggttgatgGAGCACGTGATTCTTCAACTAAAGAGCAAATGGCGGTGGTATTGCGTTATGTGAACAAAAAAGGAGAAGCAATTGAAAAGTTTTTGGGTGTTCAACATGTCTCCTCTACAACTAATAGCTCTCTTGAAGAGGCCATTGAGAGATTGTTTGCTACAGCAAATTTGAGTATGTCCAAGTTACGAGGACAAGGCTATGATGGAGCTAGCAATATGAAAGGTGAGTTAAACGGtcttaaaacaaagattttgaaCAAATACCCTCAAGCATTTTATATTCATTGCTTTGCACACCAACTCCAACTAGCTCTTGTATTTGTGGCAAAGGAAAATGAGGATGTTgccaatttcttcatcaatgctAGTAGTTTGGTGAATCTTATTGGATCATCGTGTAAGCGTCGTGATGCATTTAGAAAGAAACAACAAGCACAAATTCAGAAAGCTCTTAATCTTGGTAATCTTGAAACGGGTAAAGGGTTAAATCAAGAAATGAGTCTCATGCGTCCATGTGATACACGGTGGAACTCGCATTATGGTACTATAGTTAGTATTATTGTTATGTTTGAAGCCGTGGTGGAGGTGGTTGAATGGATAAAAAGTGATCGCAACCAAGATAATCTCGGTGAAGCAACTAGGTTATTCAAAGACATACAAACATTTGATTTTGCATTTCACCTTTTCTTGATGAGACTTATATTGGGAATTACAAATGAGTTATCACAAGCATTGCAAAAGAaagatcaagatattgtgaatgcGATGGCATTAGTGGAAGTATGCAAGCAAAGACTACAATCCTTGAGAGATGATGACTTTGGAGACTTGCTTCAAGATGTAGAAAAGTTTTGTGAGGAGCATGATATTATCGTTCCTAACATGGAGGATTTGCATTTCGTACCTGGAAAATCAAGGCGTAAAGCtcaaaaaatcacaaacttcCATTACTATCGTGTGAACCtctattttcaagtccttgatATGCAACTAAAGGAGTTGAATGATCGCTTCAATGAGGTAAACACCGAGTTACTTCtttgtatggcatgtttgagtccggtgaataattttgcatcttttgacaAAGCAAAAATTGTTCGTTTAGCCCAACTTTATCCTCAAGATTTTGATCGTATGGACCTTATGAATCTTCCAATTCAACTTGATAATTACATTCATGATATGAAGATTACATTCATGATATGAAGATGCATAGTGAGTTTTCATCATTGAGAGGAATTAGTGATCTTGCAAAAGAGTTAGTGAAGACCGGAAGGTGTGAAAGCTATATGTTAGTGTATAAACTTCTTACATTGGCTTTGGTGTTACCGGTTGCAACCGCTTTGGTGGAGAGAGCTTTTTCTGCCatgaagattgtgaaaacatcattgcgtaacaaaatgggagatcaatggttgagtgatagcatgcttgtttacattgagaaagatgtatttgcttttattgataataagcctattatgcgacgttttcatgacatgaaacatcgccggcaacaattgtaatttgtttgtattaattaattatggaagacattactatataaaaatatttagttgttgccatttttctttaaccttGCATTCTTTAAGTTCGCCCCTCCCCCCGagaaatcctggcttcgccactgaggACCACACTACTATTTCTTTCAGGTGCTGTGTGAAAATGAAAAAGTTAGCATCCTTGCCGGATCttttttgtgaggattttgaGAATCCTCAAATCACatctgtttatcgtacatcgtacggtcataaattattataaatttttttttatgtacgaTGACCGAATTGAAATGCATcatgaatatatttaattaattaatcatttttATGTACTTTTTCTTGGGTACTTTGACTTTGTAGCGGTCGTGGTTGAATACGATTCACCGTACGATTTCTTGCTAAGAAGATTATCAACTTGTGATTAAATTAAATCATCAACTATTATATTTGCCTTGAGCCCAAGTATTAGAGTTACGATTATAATCTGGACAATTGGGTCTGGCATTGCTCATCAAGAAATTGGTCTGTTGAAAACTTGAAAGTGAAAGACGAAAAGAGGCAAAACAAGATGTCGTCGTGTAATTAGTTTGTAATACTATCATTTAGACATTTAGTTGCATGTAAATTCTTTCAATCTGGCTAGTGAGAACCGTATATCCttagtaataatgtaagttgCAAAAAATGGTGTACCACTTGGTCAGGACTCGAGGACATACCTCATGGGAGTACCTCATCTTCAATAAGTTGTAATTGACGTGGTTTTAGAGTACAAACTTACTATAATAATTGCTCATTTTCTTAAAAACTGACTATTTAGAAATTATTTTTGCAAAAAATAGTTAAATTATACATAATCCATGTATAAAACAAATAGATAGTTTTGATACCAAGTAATATTTGCACGTCCATTTATTTAATGTTATGAATAACTACACGATCTTCTACTTGATTGAAGCTATTGCAAAATACAATCTTGTGATGATTAATAAATGAATACTTTCAATTAGGCCATAGTAAAACTACGTTAATCACATATAAATAAGGTAAATACAAGTATTGAGTATTAATTAGTATTAATTAATTCTGGCCAAGAACGAGCTTTAGAGAGTGAAAACTACTTAGAAattataaacaaagaaaaaggaaaaaagctCTTTGTACGAAAATAGTAAATTCCGACCCTCTCATGGAAAAATTGGTCGTCAACTGCGACTGCTTCCGCTACGAGTACTCCCTGGAGAAATGCGAAACATACTTTGTTTTGGGCCCCATTTGTCCTCTTCTCATCAATCATGCATGCCTGCCCAGATGGACTCAGAAGCTTCTCACGTGCGTTTTATTAGAAAAGTATTCTCATTGAGTTGAATAGTCAGAGTACATTTGGTATTTATACAAAGAGCTACATTTGACAGCTCATCAAAACTAACCTATAACTATTCAATAACAAACTAACTGTCCAATTACAACTAATCACTATCCTTAATACGTTTATTAGGTATAATTGAGAACCTTTACTCATGCGATCAATGCATATGTGACGTCTCTTTTGTACCTCCCTCAGTTATGAGGTTGTTGTCTTTGTACTGTGTCCGTTTGGACTTTGTTATATAAGTCCtccttgaccaaaaaaaaaatacgttTGACTCACTCAGATTTTGAAACTCACTCGGATTTTGAAACCTAATTtccatatatatgcatatatttatatagatatatatatatatgtgtgtgtgtgtgtatgtacgtAGAAAGATAGTTAAGCATCAATCTGAATCCTATCTGTTTTAGACAGTAAAAccgaaaactgaaaactaaatttaaactTGATTTCCAGAAATGAAGTTCGGGAAGGAATTTTCTGCACAAATGGTGCCGGAATGGAAAGACGCATACATGGATTACGACTATCTAAAATCCCTCTTAAAAGAAATTCAAGTCTGCAAGCAAAGAAACAACCCCGACCCACAGGCCGCCGCCTCGCCCCGCAGCTACGGCCTAAAGCGCAGGCTCACGTTGTACAGAGCCTTCAGCGGTCTGACCAAAAGTAGGCACACCCAGCAGCCCGCCAGCCCTTCTTCCACCTCCGACATTGAGAGCCAGGCCATTCTTGTCAATTCCGTCAACGAAAACGGCTCTAAGAGCTACCAGACGATGTTTCTGATGGCGGCGGAGGAAGGCGGAGTTCAGGAGCTGGAGTACTTCAAGAGGCTTGACGACGAGTTCAATAAAGTGGACAAGTTTTATAGGTCGAAGGTTGACGAGGTGATGAAGGAAGCTGCGGTTCTTAACAAGCAAATGGACGCTTTGATTGCGTTTCGGATCAAAGTGGAGAACCCTCAGAGAACGTTTGATTGGTCAGGGGAGATGACTCGCCTTGCTTCCGATGTTGCCACGTCTACAGCTGCATTGGCTGCAGCCACCCCACGCAGTGCCAGAGCAAGCAGTAAGTATACTCATAAGCACTTCTGCTAGAAGTGCTTAAAAACATGTTAgaaattttattgaaaattgGAAGCAGTAATTGCTAATATTGTGTTTACGTCTAAAATTGCGTCGTTTAACATTGCGATTTGCGAGCAGGGCGGGTACTGGCTATGGATGCGATTGAAGAGAGCGGATTAAACAGTTCGGGTGacgaagaaaaagaagacaaaaggAGTGGAGACGTTGAGATGAAGGTGAAGAAGCCGGAGAGCTTGAGAGGCACTAGGCCTACGCCACTGGATATACTGGACCAGGTGACAATGAATCACATGGCTGAGACGCCGCGTTCCACCATCAAAGGCTTCCTCAACGTGGCTCCACATACGGAGCTCAAGTTCAGCAGGGCTAATCTCAGCAAAGTTGAACAACAGCTCAGGCGCGCTTTCATTGAATTTTACCAGAAACTTCGGCTTCTGAAGAGCTACGGGTAAAGATATAACGACTTTGGGGCACCTAATTTGGTTGGTTTTCCTTCTGTTTTCTTGACTGTGAAGCTAACTTTGTTATCCGCGAATGAAACAGATTTTTGAATACGTTGGCTTTCTCAAAGATCATGAAGAAATACGATAAGGTGGCTTCAAGAGATGCATCAAAATCTTACATGAACATGGTGGATAACTCGTACCTTGGCAGCTCCGACGAGGTGAGGATTCTTCATGCGTGACGCTAAAGAGAGGAAAGATTTTTCTGTTCATAGTTTTAATTTCTTCATGGCATTTGCCACTACTGCAGATTACCAAGCTTATGGAAAGGGTTGAAACTACGTTCATCAAGCATTTCTCGAACTCCAATCGCCGAAAAGGAATGGCGGTCTTGAGACCAAAACCGAGGGTAGAAAGACATCGGACAACATTCGCTCTGGGTAAGGTCTCTAGCTTAATAAGTATGGTAAAATTTCTTTCACTGAACAACGACAATTTCGGCATCAATTTCTTTCGTCTGAATCTGTTTACTCAAAAACCTTCAGGTTGCTTTGCTGGCTGCACAGCTGCCCTCATATTAGCCCTTGTATTGATCATTCGTGCTCGAAATATTATGGATAATCCGGAGAGAAGTAAATACATGGAAAACATGTTTCCTCTATACAGGTGACTAACCCTATGCTTTTCTATTCATTCTAAGTTTCCGAAAAAAAGGGATAATACTGAATTTTTCGTGACATGTTATTCTTCGTTGCAGCTTGTTCGGATTCATAGTTCTCCACATGCTTATGTATGCCGGAAATATATACTTTTGGCGGCGGTTCAGAGTCAATTACTCTTTCATATTCGGTTTCAAGCAAGGAACCGAGTTGGGATACAGAGAGGTCCTCCTTCTGAGTTCTGGTCTGGCAATGTTAGCACTAGCCTCTGTGCTCGCAAATCTTGACATGGAGATGGACCCGAAAACCAATGATTACAAAGCGCTAACCGAGCTTCTCCCACTCTTCTTGCTCCTGGTAAGATCATATTTTCAGTTGAACTATTTAATTTCGGCTGCATTGGCTCATCAAACATCTAGAGATTATATACTGAAACTAAATTCTTCTTATGCAGCTTGTGATTGTGATATTATTATGCCCCTTCAACATCATATATCGCTCGAGTCGCTACTTCTTCCTGGTTTGTGTGTTCCACTGCATCTGTGCTCCTCTCTATAAGGTAAAATTCCACTGCAGACACCTTGATTATTCGAGTTAAAAACTGTAAAATGTAACTCGGTTGGACGTTCTAATAGAAGTTTTAATTCCTTTACAGGTCACACTCCCGGATTTCTTCTTGGCAGATCAGTTAACTAGCCAGGTGCAAGCCTTTAGAAGTCTGCCATTCTACATTTGCTATTATGGCGGGGGAGACTACAAAGTCAGAAAAACAACTTGCAGATCAGATGACGTCTTCAAAATTTTTACTTTCATCGTGGCGTGCGTTCCATATTGGTCCCGCCTCCTTCAGTGCATCCGCCGTTTGGTTGAAGAGAAAGATCCAATGCAAGGTTACAATGGACTGAAATATTTCTTCACCATCGTAGCTGTCAGCATGAGAATAGCCTACACTCATAACAAAGACGTGAACTGGAAAATTCTTGCTGGGATTTTCTCAATTGTTGCAGCTATCTATGGAACATACTGGGATCTTGTCGTGGACTGGGGACTTCTGCAACGCCGCTCCAAGAATCGATGGTTGAGAGACAAACTCTTGGTCCCTTACAAAAGCGTATACTTCATAGCCATGGTGAGTGCTCTTGATTAGTGGTTCAGATTCACAGTATGACAGTATAAGTTTTACTAGCGATTTATACAATGATTAAAACATTGCAGGTGTTGAATGTGCTGCTGAGATTTGCCTGGCTGCAGACAGTTTTGAATTTCAGTGTCTCCTTCATGCATACACAGACAATGATCTCGGTTGTGGCGAGCTTGGAGATAATTCGTCGAGGGATATGGAGTTTTTTCCGGTTGGAGAACGAGCATCTCAACAATGTCGGAAAGTACAGAGCATTCAAGTCAGTGCCACTGCCCTTCAACTATGATGAAGACGAATGCAAAGATGAGTAGGCAAAGCAAATCGCAAACATCTCAAATTGTCTACAGGCTGCtgaaacttttcttctttttcctccccCTTTTCCCTTCATTTATTGCTGAATGCAGAGTTGCATCtgtagttctttttttttcctttgattttttgggaaatttgtaTATGGAATTCGTTACATTTTACGTAATGTAATCGCCTTGAAAAAATTATACTCCTATGACTGATTAACAGATCGAAAAATTGATGCACTCGTCAATACAACTTTCGCTATATGCAATTTCTTATAAACCAGAACCAGAGAATTTTTTTCAGGATCAACAACGAACAAGGCGATTCCATATGTACAATTACGAAATGAGCCTACATATGTTAATTGTGAATTCTCCACAATTAACCACAGATCGTACGTTTGTTCTTGGTTTGCTGCTTCATTATACTCGGGTGCATGAATGGAGCGAGACTGTGTCATGTTTAGTCATCCTTGTCAGCGTCCTCATCGTAGTAACTGAAAGGAAGAGGGACTGACTTGAAAGCGCGGTACTGGCCTACATTGTTCAAGTGCTCGTTCTCTAACCTGATTAAATTGTACATGTTAATCTCTCAAGCATAAGTTGCTTAAAGGATGCAACGACTGAAGACAAAAACAGTAAAAAGTCTCAATGTTGAATTTCA
It encodes the following:
- the LOC103423874 gene encoding phosphate transporter PHO1 homolog 3-like, which gives rise to MKFGKEFSAQMVPEWKDAYMDYDYLKSLLKEIQVCKQRNNPDPQAAASPRSYGLKRRLTLYRAFSGLTKSRHTQQPASPSSTSDIESQAILVNSVNENGSKSYQTMFLMAAEEGGVQELEYFKRLDDEFNKVDKFYRSKVDEVMKEAAVLNKQMDALIAFRIKVENPQRTFDWSGEMTRLASDVATSTAALAAATPRSARASRRVLAMDAIEESGLNSSGDEEKEDKRSGDVEMKVKKPESLRGTRPTPLDILDQVTMNHMAETPRSTIKGFLNVAPHTELKFSRANLSKVEQQLRRAFIEFYQKLRLLKSYGFLNTLAFSKIMKKYDKVASRDASKSYMNMVDNSYLGSSDEITKLMERVETTFIKHFSNSNRRKGMAVLRPKPRVERHRTTFALGCFAGCTAALILALVLIIRARNIMDNPERSKYMENMFPLYSLFGFIVLHMLMYAGNIYFWRRFRVNYSFIFGFKQGTELGYREVLLLSSGLAMLALASVLANLDMEMDPKTNDYKALTELLPLFLLLLVIVILLCPFNIIYRSSRYFFLVCVFHCICAPLYKVTLPDFFLADQLTSQVQAFRSLPFYICYYGGGDYKVRKTTCRSDDVFKIFTFIVACVPYWSRLLQCIRRLVEEKDPMQGYNGLKYFFTIVAVSMRIAYTHNKDVNWKILAGIFSIVAAIYGTYWDLVVDWGLLQRRSKNRWLRDKLLVPYKSVYFIAMVLNVLLRFAWLQTVLNFSVSFMHTQTMISVVASLEIIRRGIWSFFRLENEHLNNVGKYRAFKSVPLPFNYDEDECKDE
- the LOC139190465 gene encoding uncharacterized protein; protein product: MERYYKKQCLNPHSNISGGPSPSNIPSSPPPPPSNIPRSPPSNIPSRSQQSEATELDLDEILANLPADPAHRRRMIDYPPNYREAIRRHYLQIDPCQPRDHIMPRKVSDNRCFIIRWFDKFKWLEYSISKNAAFCRYCYLFKCDFDQMGSSGSDVFTEIGFTNWKKGPENLRVHEGGVGSLHNKAVQQARDLMTQKQHIETFVIKQTDEARINYRTLLSASLECTRWLLGQGLPFRGHDESLKSSNRGNYLELMQFLSKHNEQVRKVVFENAPKNLKYTSSDIQKDLVRACAIETVDAITKDMEGAFFSLLVDGARDSSTKEQMAVVLRYVNKKGEAIEKFLGVQHVSSTTNSSLEEAIERLFATANLSMSKLRGQGYDGASNMKGELNGLKTKILNKYPQAFYIHCFAHQLQLALVFVAKENEDVANFFINASSLVNLIGSSCKRRDAFRKKQQAQIQKALNLGNLETGKGLNQEMSLMRPCDTRWNSHYGTIVSIIVMFEAVVEVVEWIKSDRNQDNLGEATRLFKDIQTFDFAFHLFLMRLILGITNELSQALQKKDQDIVNAMALVEVCKQRLQSLRDDDFGDLLQDVEKFCEEHDIIVPNMEDLHFVPGKSRRKAQKITNFHYYRVNLYFQVLDMQLKELNDRFNEVNTELLLCMACLSPVNNFASFDKAKIVRLAQLYPQDFDRMDLMNLPIQLDNYIHDMKITFMI